Below is a window of Longimicrobium terrae DNA.
CCGCCTCCAGCCGTCCGTGTGCCTCGCGTGCCTGATCCAGCGGCATCACCGTGTCGATGACGGGACGGATGCGGCCGGCGAACACGATGCGCAGCATGTCTTCGAACTCCGAGCGCGACGCCATCGTCGTCCCGATCACCTCGATCTGCTTCCAGAACACCGAGCGCAGGTCCAGCTCCACCTTGGGCCCCGCCGTGGCGCCATAGGTAACGAGCCGCCCGCCGCGGGTGAGGGCGCGCAGCGAGCCGGACCACGTGGCCGCGCCGACGTTTTCCACCACGACATCGACGCCGCGCCTGCCCGTGTCCGCGTGGACGGCGCGGCTCCAGTCCGTGGTGGCGCGGTCATAGACGACGTCCGCGCCCAGTTCGCGCACCCGCTGCACGTTGGCCGCGCCCTGGGTGACGGCAAAGACGCGGGCGCCCATCACCCGGGCGATCTGCACGGCGGCCAGCGCGGTGCCCCCCGACGCGCCGATCACCAGCACGTCCTCGCCCGGCCGCAGGCGCGCGCGGCTGACCAGCGCGCGCCACGCCGTCATGTAGGAGACGGGGAGGGCGGCCGCCTCCTCGAACGAGAAGTCGTCGGGGATGCGGTAGGCGCGGTCCGCGTGCACGGCGACGAACTCGGTGAATCCGCCGTCCGTGTGTTCGCCGACGATGCGGTAGCGCTCGCACATGCTTTCCTGCCCGCGCGCGCACTCGCGGCAGTGCCCGCACCACAGCCCGGGGTTGACCACGACGCGCTCGCCCACGCGGTCCGCGGCGACGCCCTCGCCCACCTCCACCACCACGCCGGCGAAGTCGGAGCCGCCGATGTGGGGCATGGTGGTTTCGATGGGAATCCCGCGGCGCACCCACAGGTCCAGGTGGTTGAGCGCGGCGGCGCGCACTTCCACGAGCAGCTGGCCGGGTCCCGGCGCCGGCCGCGCCACCTGCTCGATGCGGACGACCTCGGGGCCGCCGTTTTCGTGAAAGATGGCCGCGCGCATCGGCGTTTCCGGATGGGGGTGGATCGCGATCGAGGAGCGGCGGAAGGTAGGATGCGGCGCGCGGGCGAGCAACGGATGTGGAGGCGGGCACCATGGCGGCCCCCACCCGGGTTCGCATTACTCACCCACCCTCCCCCAAAAAAGACTGGGGGAGGGTTGGGCGCGGCGGAGAGTGCAGCCTGCGAAGCGAAGGTCGGCGGGTGAGCAGATTCTGTTGAGCGGATGAATCCGCCGCTCGAACAGCGCAAAGCCCCGACATCGGCCGCTGGCGCGTCCGGTTCGGGGCTTCAACAACATACGGATTCCCGCGCAAAACTGGTGTGTGCTCCCTCTCCCACATCTGTTCGTGGGAGAGGGTCGTCGTGCGCAGCACGCGGGGTGAGGGCCACACTCCGCCGCCCACCCCAGGCTTCGCCGTCCACGACGACACTACCCCGCCATCCGCACTCACGCACCCAGCACCCCGCACTCACGCACTTCCCCTCCCTCCGTGGTCCAACCCGTGCACCGCCCCCTCCCGCCCCCGTCCCACCCTCGCGCGCCGCGGGGGCTCACCTTACTTTCCGCCCCCATGAAGTACGCTGGCGCCGAAGACCGTCTCAACCCCGTCCCCCCGCCGGACGCCGACGAGGGCACCCTCGGCGGCTACATGGCCATCTACGGCCGCGCCGCCGCCTTTGAGGGAATGGACGGCGAGCCGTACACCGTGGGGCTGGAAACCGACACGTCCGGCGACGGGGACACGACCGTCGCGGGGTACCTGGTCTTCATCCGCTGGGCGCAGACCGGGTCCGCCGTCATGGGCCACATGGAAACGGACGACCTGGTGCACGGCGGTACGGAAGACGAAGCCCGCGCGCTGCTGCAGGCCATGCCCCTGGCCCGCGTGCGCGCCATCCTGGACGACACCATACAACGCAAGCGAGCCGACGCGGACGAGCACCTCCCGCCCGTTCCCGACACGGACCGCGAAGCCGACTGAATCCATGCTCAAATCCGGCCTGCTCCGCCTGAGCGAAAGCCCCACCGCCAAGCGCATCATCACCCGCGCCCCGCTGTCGCGCAGCTTTGCGCAGCGCTTCGTGGCCGGCGACACGCTGCGCGAGGCCCTGGACGCCGCCCGCGCCCTGAACGAGGCGGGGCTCAGCGTCTCCCTCGACTTCCTGGGCGAATCGGTGGCGACCCGCGACGAGGCGGAAGAGGCCGCGCGGATGGCCATCGAAATCCTGGAAGCCATCACCCGCGAAGGGCTGAACGCCAACCTGTCCATCAAGCCCACGCAGCTGGGGCTGGACATCGACGAGGCGTTCTGCCGCGCCAACATCGAGCGCGTCCTTAGCCGCGCCGCCGAGCTGGGATCGGCGCCGGGCGAGATCTTTGTCCGCCTGGACATGGAAAGCAGCGCCTACACCGAGCGCACCGTCGCCCTCGTCGAAGGGCTGTGGGCGGACGGGTTCACCAACGTGGGCACCGTGCTGCAGTCCATGCTGCGCCGCACGCCGGAAGACGTAGCGCGCCTCACCGCACTGGGCTCGCGCATCCGCCTGGTGAAGGGTGCGTACCAGGAGCCGGACACGGTCGCCTTTCCCGACAAGGCCGATACCGACCGCGTGTACGTGGAGTCGATGAAGACGCTGCTGGAGGCCGGCACCTATCCCGCCCTGGCCACGCACGACGAGCAGATCATCGACGCGGCGCGGCGCTTTACCTGGGAGCGCGGCATCAGCAAGGACAGCTTCGAGTTCCAGATGCTGTACGGCGTGCGGCGCGACCTGCAGACGCGCCTTCAGGAAGAGGGATACAACGTCCGCGTCTACGTTCCCTTTGGCGACAGCTGGTACCCGTACCTGATGCGCCGCCTGGCCGAGCGACCCGCCAACGTGGTGTTCATGGCCGGAAGCGTGATGCGTGAGGCCAGGTCCGACGGGGCCGCGCTGGGCAAGCCGGCGCTCGCCATCGGCGCGGGCTTCCTGGCCGGGCTGGCCGCGGCGGTCGCCTGGCGCAGGCGCCGCTGACCGTGGCGCGGATCCGCTACCGTGTGCGCTTTCCCGAGCCGCACACGCACATGGTGGGGGTGGAGCTGGAGGCCGAGGGCGTCACCGGCCCGTCGCGGCTGGTGATGCCGTCGTGGACGCCCGGCTCGTACCTGATGCGCGAGTTTGCCCGCAACGTGATGCACATGGAGGCCGCCGACGGTTCGTGGCGGCCTCTGGCCGTTCGCAAGGCGGACCGCGGCTCGTGGGAGGTGGACGCGCCCGCGGACGGCGTCCTGCGTGCGCGCTGGGTCGTCAACGCCGACGAGCTGACGGTGCGCACCAGCCACGTGGACGCCACGCATGCCGCCATCAACGGCGCCAGCGTCTTTGCGTACCTGGAAGGACGGACGGACGAGCCGGTGGAGATCGCCGTCGAGCCGCCCGCGGGATGGCGGATTACGACGGCGATGGAGCCCGCGGGGGAGAACGTGTTCACCGCCGCGGACTACGACGAATTGGTGGATTCGCCGCTGGAGATCGGCACGCACCGGGTGCTGGAGTGGGAGGTGGACGGCGTTCCCCACCGCTACGCCGTGTGGGGGCGCGGCAACGACGATCCCGCGCGGCTGGTGGCGGATACCACGCGCATCGTGCAGGCGGAGCGCGACCTGTGGGGCGGGTTGCCGTACCCGCACTTCACCTTCATCCTGCACCTGGCCAGCGGGCAGGGCGGGCTGGAGCACCGCAACAGCACGGCGCTGCTGGTGGACCGCTTCTCCTTTCGGGGGATGGGGTACGAGAGCGTGCTGGGGCTGGTGGCCCACGAGCTGTTTCACGCGTGGAACGGCAAGCGGCTGCGGCCGGAGGTGCTGGGCCCGTTCGACTACACGCGCGAGGCGTACACGCGCGAACTGTGGGTGGTGGAAGGATTTACCACCTACTACACGGACCTGGTGCTGCGCCGCGCGGGACTCATCACCCCGCAGCGCTACCTGGACAAGCTGGCGGAGATGATCACCCGCTTTCAGCAGCAGCCCGGGCGCGGGGTGCAGCCGCTGGAAGAGTCGTCGTTCGATACGTGGATCAAGTTCTACCGCCCGGACGCCAACTCGCCCAACGCGACCATCTCCTACTACCAGAAGGGCGCGCTGGTGGCCCTGCTGCTGGACATGGCCATCCGCGAACACACCGGCAACGCGCGTTCGCTGGATGACGTGATGCGGCTGCTGTGGGAGCGGTGGGGCGCGCGGGACGTAGGCTTTCCGGAGGGCACCGTGCAGGCCGTTCTTTCCGAGGTGGCGGGAACGGACCTGTCGCCGGTGCTGGTGCCGATGCTGCGCGGCACGGGGGAACTGGACTTCGGCGGGCTGCTGCGCACGACGGGGGTGATGCTGTCGCGCGCGGAGCCGTACGCCGGCCCGGGGATGGCCGGCCTCCCCGCCCCGCCGCCTCCGCGCGAGCCGGAAACGGGGATGCAGCTGCGGGTGGAGGGCGGCCGCCTGGTGGTCGCCCACGTGCTGGCGGGGAGCGCCGGCTGGCGCGCGGGGGTGAACGCGGGGGACGAGCTGGTGGCGGTGAACGGCTTCCGCATCACCTCGCCGGACACGCTGCAGCAGCGCGTTCTGGAGGCGGCGCCGGGAAGCACGCTGGATCTCACCGTGTTCCGGCGCGACGAACTGGTGACGGTGAGGCTGCCGGCGGTGACGGTGCCGCCGTCGCGCCTAGTGCTGCGGGCGGTGAAGGATGCCACGCCCGCGCAGCAGGCCGTGCTGGCCGACTGGCTGCGGACGACGGTGCCGGCCGCCCCCGCCGCGCAGCCCGGCGCGACTTCTTTGTAGATTGTGCCCGCGCGGGGTTGACGGGTGAACCCAGGGCGGTTAGGTTTGCGGTCTCGTGAACGGGCAGCCGCGCACGAGGCCGGGAGTTCGGGACGTGGCGCAGCCCGGTAGCGCACCTGAATGGGGTTCAGGGGGTCGCCGGTTCAAATCCGGCCGTCCCGACTGTAGTAAGCGAAGGCCCTGCAT
It encodes the following:
- a CDS encoding zinc-binding dehydrogenase — translated: MRAAIFHENGGPEVVRIEQVARPAPGPGQLLVEVRAAALNHLDLWVRRGIPIETTMPHIGGSDFAGVVVEVGEGVAADRVGERVVVNPGLWCGHCRECARGQESMCERYRIVGEHTDGGFTEFVAVHADRAYRIPDDFSFEEAAALPVSYMTAWRALVSRARLRPGEDVLVIGASGGTALAAVQIARVMGARVFAVTQGAANVQRVRELGADVVYDRATTDWSRAVHADTGRRGVDVVVENVGAATWSGSLRALTRGGRLVTYGATAGPKVELDLRSVFWKQIEVIGTTMASRSEFEDMLRIVFAGRIRPVIDTVMPLDQAREAHGRLEAGGQFGKIILVP
- a CDS encoding proline dehydrogenase family protein produces the protein MLKSGLLRLSESPTAKRIITRAPLSRSFAQRFVAGDTLREALDAARALNEAGLSVSLDFLGESVATRDEAEEAARMAIEILEAITREGLNANLSIKPTQLGLDIDEAFCRANIERVLSRAAELGSAPGEIFVRLDMESSAYTERTVALVEGLWADGFTNVGTVLQSMLRRTPEDVARLTALGSRIRLVKGAYQEPDTVAFPDKADTDRVYVESMKTLLEAGTYPALATHDEQIIDAARRFTWERGISKDSFEFQMLYGVRRDLQTRLQEEGYNVRVYVPFGDSWYPYLMRRLAERPANVVFMAGSVMREARSDGAALGKPALAIGAGFLAGLAAAVAWRRRR
- a CDS encoding PDZ domain-containing protein, with amino-acid sequence MARIRYRVRFPEPHTHMVGVELEAEGVTGPSRLVMPSWTPGSYLMREFARNVMHMEAADGSWRPLAVRKADRGSWEVDAPADGVLRARWVVNADELTVRTSHVDATHAAINGASVFAYLEGRTDEPVEIAVEPPAGWRITTAMEPAGENVFTAADYDELVDSPLEIGTHRVLEWEVDGVPHRYAVWGRGNDDPARLVADTTRIVQAERDLWGGLPYPHFTFILHLASGQGGLEHRNSTALLVDRFSFRGMGYESVLGLVAHELFHAWNGKRLRPEVLGPFDYTREAYTRELWVVEGFTTYYTDLVLRRAGLITPQRYLDKLAEMITRFQQQPGRGVQPLEESSFDTWIKFYRPDANSPNATISYYQKGALVALLLDMAIREHTGNARSLDDVMRLLWERWGARDVGFPEGTVQAVLSEVAGTDLSPVLVPMLRGTGELDFGGLLRTTGVMLSRAEPYAGPGMAGLPAPPPPREPETGMQLRVEGGRLVVAHVLAGSAGWRAGVNAGDELVAVNGFRITSPDTLQQRVLEAAPGSTLDLTVFRRDELVTVRLPAVTVPPSRLVLRAVKDATPAQQAVLADWLRTTVPAAPAAQPGATSL